Part of the Rhizobium viscosum genome is shown below.
AGATCCATCTGGATGCATCGATGGGCTGCATGGGCGAACCCGCTGCATTGGACGACGAGACGACCGCCCATCGTGCTGCCCGCCTTGCCGCCGTCGCGGAGGCCTCGGCAAGACGGGCAGGGGACGCCATGCCGGTTTATGTGATCGGCACGGAGGTTCCTCCTCCCGGTGGCGCGGATCATACGCTGACCAGGATCGAGCCGACTGCGGCTTCGGCCGCCAGGCGGACGATCGATGTCCATCGCCGCGTCTTCGCCGAGGCCGGTCTCAAGGAGGCGTTTGGGCGTGCTATCGGCCTGGTGGTGCAGCCCGGCGTCGAGTTCGGCAACCACAATGTCCTCCGCTACGACCGCAGCAAGATCGACGCATTGAAACAGGTGCTCCGGGACGAGCCGCAATTCGTGTTTGAAGCCCATTCCACCGACTATCAGGGCGCCGATCCGCTGACGGCCCTGGTCGAAGACGGGTTTCCCATTCTCAAGGTCGGGCCGGAGTTGACCTTCGTGCTGCGCGAGGCGCTCTATGGGCTGGATCTGATCGCATCCGACCTCGTGCCCGATTATGGCGAGCGTCCCCTGTACGCTGCGATGGAGGCTCTGATGCTGGCGCATCGGGAGCACTGGAGCCGTCACTATCATGGCACGGAGGGCGAGCAGCGCTGGCTTCGGCATTATTCGCTGTCCGACCGCATCCGATACTTCTGGACGGCTGAACAGGCTCAATCCGCCGTCGCCCGTCTTCGCGACGCGCTTGCCGGAAAGTCCGTACCGCTTCCGTTGTTCTGGCAGCACATGCCGGCAGCCGCGCAGTTTTCCGGTGCGCCGCTCGATCTGGAGGAGGTTTTGATCTGGCGGGTGACGAAAAGCCTTGCCGAATATCATGCAGCATGCGGCGGAGCGAAATGAGGCCGCCCAACCAAGGAGGAAGGAATGAACGAGTTGAAAGGGAAGATCGCTGCGATCACAGGCGCGGCGTCGGGTATCGGAATGGCGTCGACGGAGGCGATGATCGCGGCAGGCGCCACGGTTGTTCTCGTTGACCGCGACGAGAAGGCGCTGAAAGCAGCCTGCGAACGTCTCGGTGAACAGGCGATACCTCTCGCTTTGGACTTGCTGGATGCTCGGGCATGCGCTGAGCTTCTCGACCGCGTGCTGTCGAAGGTAGGGCAGCTCGATATTTTTCATGCCAATGCCGGCACTTATATCGGTGGCGACCTCGCGGATGCCAATCTCGACGCCATCGACCGGATGCTGAACCTCAACGTCAATGTCGTTATCAAGAATGTCCGGACCGTCATTCCGCACATGATCGAACGCGGCACCGGCGACATCGTCGTTACGAGTTCCGTCGCGGGCCATGCGCCCGTTCCGTGGGAGCCAGTCTATTCGCCGTCGAAATGGGCGATGCACTGCTTCGTCCAGACGATGCGTCGCCAGCTTCTGAAAAGCGGCATTCGTGTCGGCTCGGTTTCACCGGGTCCGGTCATCAGCGCGCTGCTTGCCGATTGGCCGGAGGAGAACCTGCGCAAGGCGAAGGAGGCCGGAGCCCTGATCGAACCCAAGGAGGTGGCCGATGCGATCATGTTCATGCTGACGCGTCCGCACAACGTGACGATCCGCGACATCGTTGTTCTGCCCAGCGCATTCGACATCTGAGGGGCCGACCATGGGTTATCAGGAAAAATTCCGTCTCGACGGCGAACGCGCTGTTGTCACCGGCGGCGGGCGCGCCATTGGACTTTGCTGCGCACACGCGCTGGCCGAGGCTGGTGCAGCCGTCGTCGTGATCGAGCGTAATGAATCCGACGCAGAACAGGCTCTGTCTCTCAAAGACAAGGGGTATGACGTCGAGCTGCGTCTTGGTGACGTGACCGATTCCGCCCGCATGGAGGCAATCGCCAACGAGCTCGCCGACGGTGGCCGCCCGGCGACAATCCTGGTGAACAATGCCGGGATCGGCCAGAACGGGATTGCTGCGGAGGACGTCACGGACGCCGATTGGCTGCGGATGATGAATGTCAACGTCAATGGCGTGTTCTGGTGCTCGCGCTCCTTCGGCCGCCATATGGTCGCGATGAAGCGCGGGGCGATCGTCAATCTCGGCTCGATGTCCGGTATCATCTGCAATCGGCCGCAGCCGCAGACGGCCTATAATGTTTCCAAGGCTGCTGTTCATCACCTCACCCGTTCCATGGCCGCCGAATGGGCTCAGCACGGTGTAAGGATCAATGCGGTCGCGCCAACCTATATCGAGACGCCGATGGTCGCGGCAGTCGAAGCCAATCGCGCGCGGATTCCGATCTGGCTTGCCGATACGCCGATGGGGCGAATGGGAACGCCGGAAGAGGTCGCAAGCGCGGTTCTCTTCCTCGCATCAGGTGCGGCAAGCCTGATGACGGGAGCAATCGTCAATGTCGATGCAGGATTCACCTGCTGGTAGACCGGTTCGGGTGAGAGTTTTCGAGGCGCCTGCGATCCCGCTGGCGTCTCGCTTCCGTCCGCTATTCTGCCGATCTGTAGAGTGGCTCGTCAGCTTTTGGTCGGATCGTCCTTCACGGCATCCGCGAACTTCCGCATCAGTCGGACCAGGTTATCCAGATCATCTGGATCCCATGTCTTGAATATCTCGATCCCTATCCTCTCACGCGCCGCATCGACGCGGTCCGTCATCGCCTTGCCCTTCGCAGTAACGGTCGCTTCGCTGACGCGACGGTCCGACGCGCTCGGCTGCCGCTTGACGAGGCCGAGGCTCTCGAGCTTGGCGACCTGACGGCTGACCGTCGTGTGGTCCCGGCCGGCGCGATCAGCCAATTCGACCACGCCAATCGGTCCCAGTCTTTCAATGCCCACCAGCAAGGGGAAGAGGGCGCGGTCGAGCGAAATTCCGGCCTCCTGGACCATTGCTTCATCCCGTTGCGGCCGGTTCATGACGCTGACGATCTCAAGCAGCGATCCATGAAGCTCACGGATACGATTTGAG
Proteins encoded:
- a CDS encoding class II D-tagatose-bisphosphate aldolase, non-catalytic subunit is translated as MQFALNELATLRAEGRPAGVTSVCSAHPIVLRAALRHGRDHSSTVLIEATCNQVNHLGGYTGMTPADFAALVSRLAKEEGCPENLIVLGGDHLGPNPWRDRAAEEAMAEAEGMVAAYVDAGFRKIHLDASMGCMGEPAALDDETTAHRAARLAAVAEASARRAGDAMPVYVIGTEVPPPGGADHTLTRIEPTAASAARRTIDVHRRVFAEAGLKEAFGRAIGLVVQPGVEFGNHNVLRYDRSKIDALKQVLRDEPQFVFEAHSTDYQGADPLTALVEDGFPILKVGPELTFVLREALYGLDLIASDLVPDYGERPLYAAMEALMLAHREHWSRHYHGTEGEQRWLRHYSLSDRIRYFWTAEQAQSAVARLRDALAGKSVPLPLFWQHMPAAAQFSGAPLDLEEVLIWRVTKSLAEYHAACGGAK
- a CDS encoding SDR family oxidoreductase, with product MNELKGKIAAITGAASGIGMASTEAMIAAGATVVLVDRDEKALKAACERLGEQAIPLALDLLDARACAELLDRVLSKVGQLDIFHANAGTYIGGDLADANLDAIDRMLNLNVNVVIKNVRTVIPHMIERGTGDIVVTSSVAGHAPVPWEPVYSPSKWAMHCFVQTMRRQLLKSGIRVGSVSPGPVISALLADWPEENLRKAKEAGALIEPKEVADAIMFMLTRPHNVTIRDIVVLPSAFDI
- a CDS encoding SDR family NAD(P)-dependent oxidoreductase, giving the protein MGYQEKFRLDGERAVVTGGGRAIGLCCAHALAEAGAAVVVIERNESDAEQALSLKDKGYDVELRLGDVTDSARMEAIANELADGGRPATILVNNAGIGQNGIAAEDVTDADWLRMMNVNVNGVFWCSRSFGRHMVAMKRGAIVNLGSMSGIICNRPQPQTAYNVSKAAVHHLTRSMAAEWAQHGVRINAVAPTYIETPMVAAVEANRARIPIWLADTPMGRMGTPEEVASAVLFLASGAASLMTGAIVNVDAGFTCW
- a CDS encoding MarR family winged helix-turn-helix transcriptional regulator codes for the protein MPSTKNVQNTHISNRIRELHGSLLEIVSVMNRPQRDEAMVQEAGISLDRALFPLLVGIERLGPIGVVELADRAGRDHTTVSRQVAKLESLGLVKRQPSASDRRVSEATVTAKGKAMTDRVDAARERIGIEIFKTWDPDDLDNLVRLMRKFADAVKDDPTKS